The genomic DNA ACCTCGATGTCGGCTCATCGCATCCTGGGGCTGTAGTCGGTCCCAAGGGTTGGGCTGTTCGCCCATTAAAGCGGTACGCGAGCTGGGTTCAGAACGTCGTGAGACAGTTCGGTCCCTATCCGTCGTGGGCGTAGGAAATTTGAGAGGAGCTGTCCTTAGTACGAGAGGACCGGGATGGACGCACCGCTGGTGTACCAGTTGTTCTGCCAAGGGCATAGCTGGGTAGCTATGTGCGGAAGGGATAAGTGCTGAAAGCATCTAAGCATGAAGCCCCCCTCAAGATGAGATTTCCCATAGCGTAAGCTAGTAAGATCCCTGAAAGATGATCAGGTTGATAGGTTCGAGGTGGAAGCATGGTGACATGTGGAGCTGACGAATACTAATAGATCGAGGACTTAACCATATAATATGTAGCAATGTTATCTAGTTTTGAAGGAATATGCCTTCATAGTTTGGTGATGATGGCAGAGAGGTCACACCCGTTCCCATACCGAACACGGAAGTTAAGCTCTCTAGCGCCGATGGTAGTTGGGACCTTGTCCCTGTGAGAGTAGGACGTCGCCAAGCAAGCTAAAACACGAATCAAATGATTCGTGTTTTTTTGTGTTTTCTTTTATAATCCATAGTAATTAAAAAATGTGTTTAAATAATAATTATTTTGATTAAATACAAGGGAACGTGGCTAGGATAGTGAATAAGCAAAAGAGTTGCAAATTTTATTAATACGTATATAATTAAAGTCAAAGATAGTCAAAGTCAATAAAGGTGGCGGATAAATGAGAAATATATCTGATATCATTGAGCAATATCTAAAGCAAGTTATTGACTTAAGTAATAATAATGTGATTGAAATCAAAAGAAATGAGATTGCGGATCGATTCGAGTGCGTACCATCTCAAATCAATTATGTAATCAATACCCGTTTTACGTTAGAAAGAGGATTTGTAGTAGAAAGTAAACGTGGTGGAGGAGGTTACATTCGCATTATAAAAGTCAAACTGCATGATGATATAGACATTATTGATCAAATGCTTCATATGATTGATCATAGCATTGCACAAGGGAATGCAGAGAGTATGATTATACGTTTAATAGAAGAGGGAATCATAACAAATCGTGAAGCTAAACTTATGCTAAGTGTACTAGATCGTTCTGTATTATCAATGGATGTTCCTTCTCGAGATGAACTTAGGGCTCGAATATTATGCGCAATGTTAAGAACACTGAAATATAAATAAATACAGCTGTTGTAAAAGAATAATAACTAAGAGATAAGGTAGTTAAATATTGTAGAGGTTTTGAAAAAAGAACACGCACTTTTATTTAAACGAATAAAGGAAAGTGAACCATCTAGTAATGTATGAAAAGTACTATGAGATAGATCGTTCCTGTTATAAAGGTGGGGATAGTGATGACTTGTCAAAACTGTAATATAAGACCAGCAACTTTACATTATACAAAAGTAATCAACGAAAAGAAGGCGGAAGTTCATCTTTGTGAGCAATGTGCAGAACAAAGTGGCTATACGTCTTTCTTTCAATCATCGCAGTCTAACTTTTCATTTCATGATTTATTTGCTGGGTTATTACACGGTGAATCAACAATGTTTGAAGAAGGAAAAAACGGGTTTTCGAATACAAGTATATTAAGATGCCCAGATTGTAAGATGACATATGAACAATTTACAAAGGTGGGACGCTTTGGATGTGCTTCTTGTTACGATACATTTAAGGAACATTTAAAGCCATTATTAAAACGTCTTCACGGGGGACATACAGATCATTGTGGAAAAATTCCGGAACGTATAGAAGGAAATGTTCACTTAAAGAAAGAATTAGATGAACTAAAACTCATTCTGAAACAATACGTACAGAAAGAGGAGTTTGAGAAAGCTGCTGAAGTAAGGGATAAAATTCGAGGTCTTGAAAATCAGCTTAGTGAGCATAGAGAGGGGGAATAGTTCTATGTCACTGGACAAAATTATGAATGAAGCGATTAGTCCATGGATGAAGGGGGATGGCCCTGATTCTGATATTGTTTTAAGTAGTCGAATTCGTTTGGCTCGTAATTTTAAAAAATATCAATTCTCTACTATGCAAAGCGAAGAAGAAGCTAAACAGATTCATGAATTATTTAAAAAGGAATTTATAAATAAAACGGTAGAACCTTTTGGAGAGTTTGAACTATTAAAAATGAATGAATTAACACCTCTTCAAAGGAGAGTATTAGTTGAAAAGCATTTAATTAGTCCCAACCTTGCAGGAACAGAATATGGAGCATGTCTATTGTCAGAAAGCGAACATATTAGTGTTATGCTTAATGAAGAAGACCATATTCGAATTCAGTGCTTATTTTCAGGATTGCAATTATCAGAGGCTCTTCAAAGTGCCAATCAAATAGATAATTGGATAGAGGAAGAGGTTGAATATGCTTTTGATGAATCACTTGGATATATTACGAGTTGTCCTACTAACGTTGGTACTGGATTAAGGGCTTCTGTAATGATTCACTTACCAGGACTCGTTTTAACGAAAAGAATTAGCCGTATTATACAAGTAATTCAGAAATTAGGGTTAGTAGTAAGAGGAATATACGGTGAAGGTAGCGAAGCGTTAGGTAATATATTTCAAGTGTCAAATCAAATGACGCTAGGAAAATCTGAAGAAGATATTATTGCAGATTTAAAGAGTGTCATTCAACAAATCATACAACAAGAAAAAATGGCTAGAGAATTAATTGTACAAAATTCAAGCATTGAGCTTGAAGATAAAGTTTATCGCTCTTATGGCATACTAGCAAACAGTCGGTTAATTCAATCTGCGGAAGCAGCCACTTGCTTATCAGATGTACGACTTGGTATTGATTTAGGATATATAAAAGGTGTATCGAGAAATATTTTGACTGAGCTAATGGTCCTTACACAACCAGGCATTTTACAACAATATGCAGGAGGACCTTTGGGACCAGAAGAAAGAGATTATCGAAGAGCAACCTTAATCCGTGAGCGATTACGTATTGAAAAAAACTAAGCGCAAGTAGGAGGCGATTTCTATGATGTTTGGAAGATTTACAGAAAGAGCACAAAAAGTATTAGCTTTATCTCAGGAGGAAGCAATTCGCATTGGGCATAATAATATTGGAACAGAACATATTTTACTTGGGCTTGTACGCGAAGGGGAAGGAATTGCAGCAAAAGCGTTGATTGCTCTAGGATTAAGTCCAGAGAAAGTTCAAAAAGAAGTAGAAGCGTTAATTGGACGCGGAACAGAAGCTTCTCAAACGGTACATTATACACCGCGTGCTAAAAAGGTTATTGAGTTGTCTATGGATGAAGCTCGTAAATTAGGTCATTCTTACGTTGGAACAGAACATATCTTACTTGGTTTAATCCGTGAAGGTGAAGGTGTAGCAGCGCGTGTTTTAAATAACTTAGGTGTTAGCCTAAATAAGGCAAGACAACAAGTATTGCAACTTCTTGGAAGTAATGAAGCAAGTTCAGGTCACCAAGGTGGCTCTTCAACAAATGCAAATACACCAACACTGGATAGCTTAGCACGTGATTTAACAGTTGTTGCACGTGAAAATCGTTTAGACCCTGTTATTGGGCGTGGTAAAGAAATTCAACGTGTAATTGAAGTGTTAAGCCGTAGAACAAAAAACAATCCTGTATTAATTGGAGAGCCTGGTGTAGGTAAAACGGCGATTGCTGAAGGATTAGCACAACAAATCGTAAATAATGAAGTTCCTGAAACTTTAAGAGATAAGCGTGTTATGACATTAGATATGGGTACAGTGGTAGCTGGAACGAAATATCGTGGTGAATTTGAAGATCGTTTGAAGAAAGTAATGGATGAAATCCGTCAGGCAGGAAATATTATTCTATTTATTGATGAACTTCATACATTAATTGGTGCAGGTGGAGCAGAAGGTGCTATTGATGCATCGAACATTTTAAAACCTTCTTTAGCTCGCGGGGAGTTACAATGTATTGGGGCGACAACGTTAGATGAATATCGCAAATATATTGAAAAAGACGCGGCTTTAGAGAGACGTTTCCAACCAATTCATGTTGATGAGCCAAGTTTAGACGAATCAACTCAAATCTTGAAAGGTTTACGTGATCGCTATGAGGCACATCACCGCGTATCTATTACAGATGATGCAATTGATGCAGCTGTAAAGCTTTCAGATCGTTATATTACAGATCGTTTCTTACCAGATAAAGCAATTGATTTAATTGATGAAGCTGCTTCTAAGGTTCGCTTACGCTCTTATACAACACCACCAAATTTAAAAGAGCTTGAAGTGAAGCTTGAGGAAATTAGAAAAGAAAAAGATGCAGCTGTACAAAGTCAAGAATTTGAAAAAGCTGCTTCCTTACGTGATATGGAACAACGCTTGCGTGAGAAGTTAGAAGATACGAAGCGTCAGTGGAAAGAGAAACAAGGACAAGAAAACTCAGAAGTAACAGTAGAAGATATTGCAAATGTCGTATCTACGTGGACGCGTATTCCGGTTTCTAAACTTGCACAAACAGAGACTGATAAATTATTAAACTTAGAATCCATTCTTCACGATCGTGTTATTGGTCAAGATGAAGCGGTAGTAGCTGTAGCGAAAGCCGTTCGTCGTGCTAGAGCAGGATTGAAAGATCCGAAACGTCCGATTGGTTCATTTATTTTCTTAGGACCAACAGGTGTAGGTAAGACGGAGCTAGCAAGAGCGTTAGCGGAATCTATGTTCGGTGATGAGGATGCAATGATTCGCATCGATATGTCTGAGTACATGGAGAAGCATTCTACCTCTCGTTTAGTTGGATCTCCTCCAGGATATGTTGGATATGAAGAAGGTGGACAATTAACAGAAAAGGTTCGCCGTAAGCCATATTCAGTTGTCCTATTAGATGAAGTAGAGAAAGCTCATCCTGATGTGTTTAATATTTTACTACAAGTATTAGAAGATGGTCGCTTAACGGATTCTAAAGGGCGTACGGTTGATTTCCGTAATACAATTGTTATTATGACATCTAACGTTGGTGCAGACGCGTTAAAACGTAATAAACATCTTGGATTTAACGTACAAGATGAGAGCCGCGATTATTCAGATATGAAAGGTAAAGTAATGGATGAACTGAAAAAAGCATTTCGTCCAGAATTCTTAAACCGTATTGATGAAATTATCGTGTTCCATATGCTTGAGAAAAAACATATTCAAGAGATTGTAACACTTATGGTGAATCAGTTAGTGAATCGCTTAAAAGAGCAAGAGATTGAATTGCATTTAACAGAAGGAGCGATTTCAGCCATTGCTGATAAAGGATTTGACCGAGAATACGGTGCTCGCCCGCTTCGTAGAGCAATTCAGAAACATGTAGAAGATAGACTATCGGAAGAACTTTTAAAAGGTGCTATTGAGAAAGGACAAAAAGTTATCTTTGATGTTGAAGGAGAATCATTTGTCATTCATAGTGCTGAAAAGGTAAAATAAGTATAGACAAACTAAGAGGGCTACGAGATAGCCCTCTTTCTTGTACGAGAAGGATAAATTGTTTATAGATGAAAGTGAAGTGAAATATAAAACGATATGGCTAAAAAGAAAACAAAATTCACATGTCAAGAGTGTGGTTATCAGTCACCGAAATATATGGGGAAGTGCCCTGGATGTGGTCAATGGAATACGCTTGTTGAAGAGATGGAGCCGGTTATATCATCAAGGCGCCTTAATTATGCCAATGCGATTCAAACAGAAGTAACAAAGCCAAGACGTCTTACTGAAGTAGAAACAAAGTCTGAGGCGCGTATTGAAACAAAATTTCAAGAGTTTAACCGTGTACTTGGGGGCGGGATTGTAGATGGGTCCTTAGTACTTATTGGTGGAGATCCTGGGATTGGAAAATCAACATTGTTATTACAGATTTCATCACAATTAGCGGATTCTTCATATGATGTACTATACATATCGGGTGAGGAGTCAGCAAAGCAGATTAAACTTCGTGCAGATCGTTTGCATGTAAAGGGTAGTAATCTATTTGTTGTAGCAGAAACGGATTTACAGCGAATTGCAGCACACATTGAAGAGATGAATCCAGCTTTTGTTGTTATTGATTCTATTCAAACGATACATTTACCTGAGGTGACGTCAGCACCGGGAAGCGTGGCACAAGTACGTGAATGTACAGCAGAATTAATGAAACTTGCAAAAACGAAAGGAATCCCTATTTTTATCGTCGGACATGTGACAAAAGAAGGTGCAATTGCAGGACCTCGTATGTTAGAACATATGGTCGATGCAGTTCTTTACTTTGAAGGAGACCGTCATCATACATATCGTATTTTGCGAGCTGTGAAGAATCGTTTTGGTTCCACGAATGAAATGGGTATTTTTGAAATGAAAGAACTTGGCCTTGCGGAAGTCTTAAACCCTTCTGAAATTTTCCTTGAGGAAAGACCTGTTGGGGTTGCAGGATCAACAGTGGTAGCCTCAATGGAAGGAACAAGACCAGTTTTAGTAGAAATACAAGCATTAATCTCCCCTACTAGTTTTGGAAACCCTCGAAGAATGGCGACGGGAATTGATCATAACCGTGTATCACTTATTATGGCAGTGTTAGAAAAAAGAACAGGTTTATTATTGCAAAATCAAGACGCATATTTAAAAGTAGCAGGTGGTTTGAAATTAGATGAACCAGCAATTGATTTAGCTGTGGCTTTAAGTATAGCTTCAAGTTTTAGAGATAAATCTACGGCACCAACCGATGCAGTAATAGGAGAAGTAGGATTAACTGGAGAAATAAGAAGAGTATCAAGAATTGAACAACGTGTACAAGAAGCAGCTAAATTAGGATTTCAACGTGCTATTATTCCTAGAAAAAATTTGGGAGGATGGACAATTCCGGATGGGATTGAGGTAGTAGGTGTATCTAATTTGGGAGAAGCGCTTCGTTTGACATTAGGAGGCTAGGCTATGGAAGAAAACAAGCAACGTGTCAAAAATATGATTAATATTTTACAGCTCGTGGCTCCGGGAACACCACTGCGCGAAGGGATAGATAATGTACTTCGCGCACAAACAGGGGGATTAATTGTTCTTGGATATAACGAGCAGATTAAAAGTATTGTCGATGGAGGTTTTCATATTAATTGTGCATTCTCTCCTGCTAGTTTATACGAGTTAGCAAAAATGGATGGGGCACTTATTTTAAATGAAACGGGAAGTAAAATTTTAATTGCGAACGCACAATTAGTTCCAGAGGCATCTATTGATTCTATTGAAACGGGAATGCGTCACCGAACGGCAGAGCGTGTAGCGAAGCAGACAGGTAGCCTTGTTGTGGCTATTTCACAAAGACGTAACGTAATTACACTATATCAAGGGAATTTACGTTATACACTAAAAGATATAGGTGTTATTTTAACAAAGGCAAACCAAGCTATTCAAACGTTAGAAAAATATAAAGCTGTATGGAATGATGGGATTACGAATTTGGGCATTCTAGAATTTGAAGAGGTTGTTACAATGTCCGAGGTGGTTCATGTTTTACATAGTGTTGAAATGGTACTACGTATTAAAAATGAAATATTGAGCTATATTCATGAACTAGGAACAGAAGGTAGGTTAATTCGTTTACAACTTACTGAACTACTAGCTGATTTAGAAGCAGAGGCAGCGCTATTAATAAAAGATTACCATCAAGAAAAAACACAAGACCATCATCAAATTTTGAAAAAGTTACAAGAACTTGCAAATACACAACTTCTAGAGGATAGTGATTTA from Bacillus basilensis includes the following:
- the disA gene encoding DNA integrity scanning diadenylate cyclase DisA, which codes for MEENKQRVKNMINILQLVAPGTPLREGIDNVLRAQTGGLIVLGYNEQIKSIVDGGFHINCAFSPASLYELAKMDGALILNETGSKILIANAQLVPEASIDSIETGMRHRTAERVAKQTGSLVVAISQRRNVITLYQGNLRYTLKDIGVILTKANQAIQTLEKYKAVWNDGITNLGILEFEEVVTMSEVVHVLHSVEMVLRIKNEILSYIHELGTEGRLIRLQLTELLADLEAEAALLIKDYHQEKTQDHHQILKKLQELANTQLLEDSDLVKLLGYPGQTSLEESVTPRGYRITSKISRVPPLIIENLINRFKTLQGVCRATINELDDVEGIGEVRAKKIREGLKRIQEHLYMSRHN
- the clpC gene encoding ATP-dependent protease ATP-binding subunit ClpC, giving the protein MMFGRFTERAQKVLALSQEEAIRIGHNNIGTEHILLGLVREGEGIAAKALIALGLSPEKVQKEVEALIGRGTEASQTVHYTPRAKKVIELSMDEARKLGHSYVGTEHILLGLIREGEGVAARVLNNLGVSLNKARQQVLQLLGSNEASSGHQGGSSTNANTPTLDSLARDLTVVARENRLDPVIGRGKEIQRVIEVLSRRTKNNPVLIGEPGVGKTAIAEGLAQQIVNNEVPETLRDKRVMTLDMGTVVAGTKYRGEFEDRLKKVMDEIRQAGNIILFIDELHTLIGAGGAEGAIDASNILKPSLARGELQCIGATTLDEYRKYIEKDAALERRFQPIHVDEPSLDESTQILKGLRDRYEAHHRVSITDDAIDAAVKLSDRYITDRFLPDKAIDLIDEAASKVRLRSYTTPPNLKELEVKLEEIRKEKDAAVQSQEFEKAASLRDMEQRLREKLEDTKRQWKEKQGQENSEVTVEDIANVVSTWTRIPVSKLAQTETDKLLNLESILHDRVIGQDEAVVAVAKAVRRARAGLKDPKRPIGSFIFLGPTGVGKTELARALAESMFGDEDAMIRIDMSEYMEKHSTSRLVGSPPGYVGYEEGGQLTEKVRRKPYSVVLLDEVEKAHPDVFNILLQVLEDGRLTDSKGRTVDFRNTIVIMTSNVGADALKRNKHLGFNVQDESRDYSDMKGKVMDELKKAFRPEFLNRIDEIIVFHMLEKKHIQEIVTLMVNQLVNRLKEQEIELHLTEGAISAIADKGFDREYGARPLRRAIQKHVEDRLSEELLKGAIEKGQKVIFDVEGESFVIHSAEKVK
- the radA gene encoding DNA repair protein RadA, yielding MAKKKTKFTCQECGYQSPKYMGKCPGCGQWNTLVEEMEPVISSRRLNYANAIQTEVTKPRRLTEVETKSEARIETKFQEFNRVLGGGIVDGSLVLIGGDPGIGKSTLLLQISSQLADSSYDVLYISGEESAKQIKLRADRLHVKGSNLFVVAETDLQRIAAHIEEMNPAFVVIDSIQTIHLPEVTSAPGSVAQVRECTAELMKLAKTKGIPIFIVGHVTKEGAIAGPRMLEHMVDAVLYFEGDRHHTYRILRAVKNRFGSTNEMGIFEMKELGLAEVLNPSEIFLEERPVGVAGSTVVASMEGTRPVLVEIQALISPTSFGNPRRMATGIDHNRVSLIMAVLEKRTGLLLQNQDAYLKVAGGLKLDEPAIDLAVALSIASSFRDKSTAPTDAVIGEVGLTGEIRRVSRIEQRVQEAAKLGFQRAIIPRKNLGGWTIPDGIEVVGVSNLGEALRLTLGG
- a CDS encoding protein arginine kinase, which produces MSLDKIMNEAISPWMKGDGPDSDIVLSSRIRLARNFKKYQFSTMQSEEEAKQIHELFKKEFINKTVEPFGEFELLKMNELTPLQRRVLVEKHLISPNLAGTEYGACLLSESEHISVMLNEEDHIRIQCLFSGLQLSEALQSANQIDNWIEEEVEYAFDESLGYITSCPTNVGTGLRASVMIHLPGLVLTKRISRIIQVIQKLGLVVRGIYGEGSEALGNIFQVSNQMTLGKSEEDIIADLKSVIQQIIQQEKMARELIVQNSSIELEDKVYRSYGILANSRLIQSAEAATCLSDVRLGIDLGYIKGVSRNILTELMVLTQPGILQQYAGGPLGPEERDYRRATLIRERLRIEKN
- a CDS encoding UvrB/UvrC motif-containing protein, translated to MTCQNCNIRPATLHYTKVINEKKAEVHLCEQCAEQSGYTSFFQSSQSNFSFHDLFAGLLHGESTMFEEGKNGFSNTSILRCPDCKMTYEQFTKVGRFGCASCYDTFKEHLKPLLKRLHGGHTDHCGKIPERIEGNVHLKKELDELKLILKQYVQKEEFEKAAEVRDKIRGLENQLSEHREGE
- the ctsR gene encoding transcriptional regulator CtsR, translating into MRNISDIIEQYLKQVIDLSNNNVIEIKRNEIADRFECVPSQINYVINTRFTLERGFVVESKRGGGGYIRIIKVKLHDDIDIIDQMLHMIDHSIAQGNAESMIIRLIEEGIITNREAKLMLSVLDRSVLSMDVPSRDELRARILCAMLRTLKYK